Sequence from the Kineosporia succinea genome:
TTCGACTATTTCAGGGAAGTTAAGACCTCCCCGATCACCTGTCAACGCCGATCAACCCTCTTCGGTGCACCTGATCTGCATGAACACTCAGGTAACTTCGAGTGATCGACGCCGGTGCCGACGATTCAGGTGAGAGTTTCACCGGGAGTGTGATCGGCATTCAGTACGGGTGCACATGAGCCCCGAAGATTCAGTTCCCCCCTGAAGAGCAGTTGCCTCGCCGGAGCCATGTCCCCGTCAAGGCGGCGCAGCAGCAGGTCCACCGCACCGCGCCCGATCTCCACCGCGGACGCCCCGACCGTCGTCAGGGGCGGCGTGGTGAGCTCGGCGACGTGCCCCGGCATGTCGATCGACATCATGGACAGATCCTCGGGAATCCGCCTCCCCAGATCCTTTGCCGCGCGCATGATTCCCGGAACGGCATGCTCATTGAAAACAATGATCACCGTGGTTTCCGGAGCTTTCGCCATCAGGCGGGTGAAGGCCTCGCGCCCGCCGTCGGCCGATCTTTCGGCCGGAACAGAAACAAATTCCGATCCGGTCGAAGTGGCGGCCCGCTGGATCGCGTTCTCCACCCGGCTCCCGTCAGCCGCCCCATCCGTTCCCACCCAACCGCTCACCGCCCCAATGGTTTCCGGAGCACCCGTTTCCTCCTCACGGATTTCCGGCCTGCCGCCATCTGGCCCACCGGTTTCCGGCCCGCCCACAAAAGCCATTCGCCGGTGTCCCATTCCCACCAGGTGATGCACGGCGAGACCGGCGATCTGGCCGAAGTCCGAATCGATGAAGTCGAGCCCCTCGGGGTCGGCGTTGTGGCCGATCATCGCGAACGGGACCCCCGCGTCCACCAGCACCTGGATCCGGGGGTCGTGCGGCTGCACCTCCATCAGCAGGGCACCGTCGACCAGGCCCTGCCCGGCGAACTGGGCGAGGTCGTCGACGGCCTCGACGTCGTGGGTCCAGAGCATCAGGTGGTAGCCGCGACGGCGGGCCTGGTCGGAGGCGCCGAGAACGTACTCCAGGGCGCTGCGCTGCGAGGTCTCCGGCCGGGCGGGGAAGAGCAGGGCGATGATGCGGCTGCGCTTGCTCTTCAGGCCGCGGGCGAAGGCGTTGGGCGTGTAGCCGAGGTCGGTCATCGCCTGCTCGATGCGCCGGCGCGTGGAGAGCGAGATCGGCCGGGTGCCGGACAGCGCGTAGGACACGGTGCTCACCGACACCCCGGCCAGACGGGCGACATCCGCCATCGTTGCCACAGCGCACCTCATCCGTGAAAGGCGTCGACACTGACTGCACCTTCTCCGTCCCGCGATGTTAGGCCGCTACCCGGGAGACCGGAAGGCGTCGGGGCGCCGGGCCTCGATCTCGGAGAGCACGCCGCGCAGCCGGGCCAGGGCGCGCGGCCGGGTGGTCGGGGCGGTCGGCTGCAGCAGGGCGGGCGGCACGTCGATCAGCGAGCCGTCGGCCCTGACCACCCGGATCGACTCCGAACCCCGGATGCCGGAAGCGATTTCGATCCGCTCGATCTCCGGCCAGGGGGCCCACTTCTCGCGCAGCAGGTAGCGCACGGCCACCCCCTCGTCGTCGACCTCGAGGTACATCCGCCAGCAGCCGACGGCCACGGCGAACAGGCCGACCGCGAAGGCACCGAGAATACCCCGGGCGGTCGGGGGCACGTCGAGGTAGATGGCGACGAAGGCACAGACACACACGCCGAGCAGGGCGAGCGCCGGAAGCTGCACCGGAATGTGCCGCACCAGCGGCTCCGGCGTCGGACGGTCATCGGCGGCGTCGACCACGGCACCACCCTACGTCCTCCCCGGCGGGCCAGATCAAGGCAGAAGGTGCACGGGGCTGCGACCAGGTCGTCGCAGCCTCGTGCACCTTGGTGAAACGGCCTATTCCTCGGGCTTCTTCGAGTGGCGGGGCTGGGGCACGTCGGTGGGTTCAATGGTGGACGACGGGGAGACCCGGTCGGTCTGCGCACCCGGGCTCCGGTCGGCACCGGGGCCGCGGTCGGCTCCGCTGCGCAGTCCGGCCAGCATGGACCGCACCTGCGTGGCCCGCTGACGGGTGGCCTCGGCCGGCACCGGCGGCGCCGGTTCACCCCGGTCCTGGCTGTCCGAGGCGTTGCCCCGGGCTGCGGGCACCGGCGGAATGCCGGGCCGACCGGCCAGACTCGCGCGCCGGGCGCTCACCATCGGGATCGGCCCGGTGGCCGAGTGACGGGGGGCGGGCGGGGTGGGAGACGGCTGCGGGTGCGGGCCGCTCGCGTCGGGGCGGCCGCTCACCGGAGCGGGGGTGGGCGCGGGGAACGAGCCCCGCGCGGCCGACGGTCCGGTTCCGGCGGCTGCTCGCGCGGCCTCGGCGGCGCCCCGTTGCCCCTGCGGACGGGGCAGCGCCTGGGTCGCGACCTCGGCGGCCTCGGCAGTGGGTGCGGGATACGACGAAGGACGCACGGGCACGCGACCCGCTGCCGGCATCACGGCCGGCGGGAGCTCGGCCTCGGCCGGCACCTGGAAGTCGGGGTCGTCGAGCGGCGAGACCTGCGGCGGGACAGGGAAGAGCGGAGCCGTCGGGTCCTGGTCGGTGCTGCTGCCGGCGAGGGCGGCCAGCTGCGCCGCACGGGCCGCGCGGGCTTCCTCCTCCTGCCTGCGGCGGCGCAGTTCGCCGCGCGTCGGGTA
This genomic interval carries:
- a CDS encoding LacI family DNA-binding transcriptional regulator, with amino-acid sequence MADVARLAGVSVSTVSYALSGTRPISLSTRRRIEQAMTDLGYTPNAFARGLKSKRSRIIALLFPARPETSQRSALEYVLGASDQARRRGYHLMLWTHDVEAVDDLAQFAGQGLVDGALLMEVQPHDPRIQVLVDAGVPFAMIGHNADPEGLDFIDSDFGQIAGLAVHHLVGMGHRRMAFVGGPETGGPDGGRPEIREEETGAPETIGAVSGWVGTDGAADGSRVENAIQRAATSTGSEFVSVPAERSADGGREAFTRLMAKAPETTVIIVFNEHAVPGIMRAAKDLGRRIPEDLSMMSIDMPGHVAELTTPPLTTVGASAVEIGRGAVDLLLRRLDGDMAPARQLLFRGELNLRGSCAPVLNADHTPGETLT
- a CDS encoding PH domain-containing protein; the protein is MVDAADDRPTPEPLVRHIPVQLPALALLGVCVCAFVAIYLDVPPTARGILGAFAVGLFAVAVGCWRMYLEVDDEGVAVRYLLREKWAPWPEIERIEIASGIRGSESIRVVRADGSLIDVPPALLQPTAPTTRPRALARLRGVLSEIEARRPDAFRSPG